A single genomic interval of Polyangium spumosum harbors:
- a CDS encoding TonB-dependent receptor domain-containing protein, with the protein MSRWSHAIALAAGLLAARPASAQPPGPKAPAAPANVTLPTVVEHVDAVYPPDKLAQGIDTNVEVLVTVERNGTVGDAQIAVSGGEAFDAAALAAVRRWRFSPATRDGVPIRARIRVPFHFAPEPHPPVPVPPGAPAETPPDGAAPTHADKSHPADQHHPDKHDHPAELDSGLALPHAVAEPGKPIEIHVQGRPNPPRRGASDFRIGRAVLDSAPRPTAADILKSAPGIHVMRPEGDAVAQRVYLRGFDADHGQDIQFTLAGTVPLNQPSHIHGQGYADLNVLIPETVRSVRVLEGVYDPHQGDFAVAGSVDFDLGVEERGVRATATYGSFDTKRLVAVFAPAGQSEETFGAAVVRTTDGFGDGTRGGLSGGFTGQYRFELPGDLSALVHVSAYGARSGVAGVLRRADIDNRIVDFYGAYPDTSARSQSAAATRAQASFSLQRNGDDGSEASFGLWGAHATYRSRLNFTGYTQRSRQRPTWAGRGDLIEQSNADAGFGARASYRTRRYEAASWLKAQLTLGGDAEIHSIDQAQNLLEAPQNETWDRRVDTSLSSLRAGAYADALFTVTRWARLRGGLRADLISFDIDDRLGNRIPSTREETHFVGYRRTAAGIAWGPRATLEVDPLPSLRLFAAYGQGYRSPQARQLEEGEQAPFAKVHSYEAGARFTYEPARITTTLVAYETRLSYDLAFDPEEGRLERIGPTTRRGLVAHLQASPVSGFNASLSATFVRATLDSPPPPTPENPTPPYVEGQSLPFVPPVVVRADVSYRRPLAKLLGKPLVGRAGYGATFLSPRPLPYAQEARAVFVVDASLGLRRDFVEIGVDATNLLNARYADTEYVFVSDWRTSDIPSHLPARHISAGSPLTILGNLTFHL; encoded by the coding sequence TTGTCTCGATGGTCACACGCCATCGCCCTAGCTGCGGGCCTCCTCGCTGCGCGCCCCGCGTCCGCCCAGCCGCCCGGCCCCAAGGCCCCCGCGGCGCCGGCCAACGTCACCCTTCCCACCGTCGTCGAGCACGTCGACGCCGTGTATCCCCCGGACAAGCTCGCCCAGGGCATCGACACCAACGTCGAGGTCCTCGTCACCGTCGAGCGAAACGGCACCGTCGGTGACGCGCAGATCGCCGTCTCCGGCGGCGAGGCCTTCGACGCCGCCGCCCTCGCCGCCGTCCGCCGCTGGCGCTTCAGCCCGGCCACCCGCGACGGCGTCCCCATCCGGGCTCGTATCCGCGTCCCCTTCCATTTCGCCCCCGAGCCCCATCCGCCCGTCCCCGTCCCGCCCGGCGCCCCCGCCGAGACGCCCCCGGACGGCGCTGCGCCCACGCACGCGGACAAATCCCACCCCGCGGACCAACACCACCCCGACAAACACGACCATCCGGCCGAGCTCGACTCCGGCCTCGCATTACCTCACGCCGTCGCCGAGCCGGGCAAACCCATCGAGATTCACGTCCAGGGCCGGCCGAACCCTCCGCGCCGCGGCGCCTCCGATTTTCGTATCGGCCGCGCCGTCCTCGACAGCGCCCCGCGCCCCACGGCCGCCGACATCCTCAAATCCGCGCCTGGCATTCACGTCATGCGCCCCGAGGGCGACGCCGTCGCCCAGCGCGTCTATCTCCGCGGCTTCGACGCCGATCATGGCCAGGACATCCAGTTCACCCTCGCCGGCACGGTCCCCCTCAATCAACCCTCCCATATTCACGGCCAGGGGTATGCCGACCTCAACGTCCTGATCCCCGAGACCGTGCGCAGCGTGCGCGTCCTCGAGGGCGTCTACGATCCGCACCAGGGCGATTTCGCCGTCGCGGGCAGCGTCGATTTCGACCTCGGCGTCGAGGAGCGCGGCGTCCGCGCCACCGCGACGTACGGCTCCTTCGACACGAAGCGCCTCGTCGCCGTCTTCGCGCCCGCCGGCCAATCCGAGGAGACCTTCGGCGCCGCCGTCGTCCGCACCACGGACGGCTTCGGCGACGGCACGCGCGGCGGCCTCTCCGGCGGTTTTACCGGACAGTACCGCTTCGAGCTCCCGGGCGACCTCTCCGCCCTCGTCCACGTCTCCGCCTACGGCGCCCGCTCCGGCGTCGCCGGCGTCCTCCGCCGCGCCGACATCGACAATCGTATCGTCGATTTTTATGGCGCCTACCCCGACACCTCCGCCCGCTCGCAGTCGGCCGCGGCCACCCGCGCCCAGGCGAGTTTTTCCCTCCAGCGCAATGGCGACGACGGCTCCGAGGCCTCCTTCGGCCTCTGGGGCGCCCACGCCACCTACCGCAGTCGCCTCAATTTCACCGGCTACACCCAGCGCTCGCGCCAGCGGCCCACCTGGGCCGGCCGCGGCGACCTCATCGAGCAATCGAACGCCGACGCAGGCTTCGGCGCCCGCGCCTCCTACCGCACCCGCCGCTACGAGGCCGCCTCCTGGCTCAAGGCCCAGCTCACGCTCGGCGGCGACGCCGAGATCCACTCCATCGACCAGGCCCAGAACCTCCTCGAGGCCCCGCAAAACGAGACCTGGGACCGCCGCGTCGACACGAGCCTGAGCTCGCTCCGCGCCGGCGCCTACGCCGACGCCCTCTTCACCGTCACCCGCTGGGCGCGCCTGCGCGGCGGCCTGCGCGCCGACCTCATCTCCTTCGACATCGACGACCGCCTCGGCAACCGGATTCCCTCGACCCGCGAGGAGACCCATTTCGTCGGTTATCGCCGCACCGCCGCCGGCATCGCCTGGGGCCCGCGCGCCACGCTCGAGGTCGACCCCTTGCCCTCCTTGCGCCTCTTCGCCGCGTATGGCCAGGGGTATCGCTCCCCGCAGGCCCGGCAGCTCGAGGAGGGCGAGCAGGCGCCCTTCGCCAAGGTCCACAGCTACGAGGCCGGCGCCCGTTTCACGTACGAGCCCGCCCGCATCACCACCACCCTCGTCGCCTACGAGACCCGCCTCTCCTACGACCTCGCCTTCGACCCCGAGGAAGGCCGGCTCGAGCGCATCGGCCCGACCACCCGCCGTGGCCTCGTCGCCCACCTCCAGGCGAGCCCCGTCAGCGGCTTCAATGCCTCCCTCTCGGCCACGTTCGTCCGCGCCACCCTCGATTCTCCGCCGCCCCCGACCCCGGAGAACCCCACGCCGCCCTACGTCGAGGGACAATCGCTCCCCTTCGTCCCGCCCGTCGTCGTCCGGGCCGACGTCTCCTATCGACGCCCGCTCGCCAAGCTCCTCGGCAAACCCCTCGTCGGCCGCGCGGGTTACGGCGCCACCTTCCTCTCGCCGCGCCCGCTCCCGTATGCCCAGGAGGCCCGCGCCGTCTTCGTCGTCGACGCTTCGCTCGGCCTGCGCCGCGATTTCGTGGAGATCGGCGTCGACGCCACGAACCTCTTGAATGCCCGCTACGCCGACACCGAGTACGTCTTCGTCTCCGACTGGCGGACGAGCGACATCCCCTCGCATCTGCCCGCGCGCCACATTTCCGCCGGATCGCCGCTCACGATCCTCGGCAATCTGACCTTTCACCTCTGA
- a CDS encoding response regulator, which translates to MDRTEGGRPEAMGVITLEGIAPPLTPERRPEAAKEARPAPSPERLGGVRADFVATLGRRVVELRTAVTKLAEEPASPARRDDLRRRVHALAAAARLLRFNKLAEELKSGEALVDRIAERGRLTDDEWKELRSLLDRLPELAWGEASLLQPERDAAPRSASSGPRTLPSAERPESERAPGASSGIPQTVLFVGPEKLAHSLAKDHAEEAASFFEVERTEDIAAAPDLARALAPDVIVIDADRPGARELVASLLADPLIEEVPLVLLGRFSRPDDAALYAALGVTRTLPKPVSPDALRKACAEVITSQVRREIARAPIGEVTLDDLGARLADELRRGLCDAADARARATRVELGEGSEVLAALWGAVARIRDLVTIESQGKVRFSPSGPEGALPFAPWLGGPEQSGKATRVRALGEARGARVPSLDRLRVVVADDDAAVTWFLAGVLRAAGATVYEAHDGERAFELACEVSPDLVVSDIVMPGLDGFALCRALKRDFALRDVPVVLLSWKEDLLQRVRELGVGADGYLRKEASAAAIVQRLREILRPRLRVAERLAQGGEVRGRLDGLTPRTLLALACAHRPASTLTVRDAIYLYEVEIRDGRPVRATRTTADGSFERGPGVLARLLGLGAGRFVVAPADDDTARLSGARPDLEGSLAEQLIAPIASARAAQRLLSGASLMNATRVEIDLDLLGAAEHATPEPLRSLLRSIAAGASPRALVANGKAAAHLVEDVLCDAAAHGAITAVVGEAGADLLTPAVHRETERLRGVRRPPPPTLVPALADILPEPAPSTPEPISAIIDRSATPGPVFAREEASPALSVLSLQPDEVLSVEVGSVLDLAHMPTEEPTLDVRRPVVDVKQPSPTPVPVAAAAPPAPPAPAPAPRAASVASVRPIPTSLGTLVPPPVEDLPPPPRASLPSAHAPAARTLDPDSESRPSRFRRNERVSRDSAPPSRREGSSRTRLSAWILFAVAGTVFAVGSRIANQRVAPAPAPAALAAPTAVASAEPPSAATAPAPEPEATAAAPGDRREGESADFPVMPEDLPLRAEHKVPAGQGLLEVVVGPSDSVHVDGQLVGTGPVVQAKLAPKKDPYEIRVRLRGEERVRFALVKEGRLTRLRIAPPWSR; encoded by the coding sequence TTGGACCGAACTGAAGGCGGACGTCCCGAGGCCATGGGCGTGATCACGCTCGAGGGCATCGCTCCGCCCTTGACGCCCGAGCGGCGCCCCGAGGCGGCCAAGGAGGCTCGGCCAGCGCCCTCTCCCGAGCGGCTCGGCGGCGTGCGCGCCGACTTCGTGGCCACCCTCGGCCGCCGCGTCGTCGAGCTCCGCACCGCCGTCACCAAGCTCGCCGAGGAGCCAGCTTCCCCCGCGCGCCGCGACGATCTGCGCAGGCGCGTGCACGCCCTCGCCGCAGCCGCGAGGCTCCTCCGGTTCAACAAACTCGCCGAGGAGCTCAAGAGCGGCGAGGCCCTCGTCGACCGTATCGCCGAGCGCGGGAGGCTCACGGACGACGAGTGGAAAGAGCTGCGAAGCCTGCTCGATCGTCTGCCCGAGCTCGCCTGGGGTGAGGCCTCGCTCCTCCAGCCGGAGCGCGACGCCGCGCCGCGATCGGCGAGCAGCGGTCCACGCACGTTGCCCTCGGCCGAGCGCCCCGAAAGCGAGAGGGCGCCGGGCGCGTCTTCGGGCATCCCGCAGACCGTGCTCTTCGTCGGACCCGAGAAGCTCGCCCATTCCCTCGCGAAGGATCACGCCGAGGAGGCCGCTTCCTTCTTCGAGGTCGAGCGCACCGAAGACATCGCCGCCGCGCCCGACCTCGCGCGCGCGCTCGCGCCCGACGTCATCGTCATCGACGCGGACAGGCCCGGCGCGCGAGAGCTCGTCGCCTCCCTGCTCGCCGATCCCCTCATCGAAGAGGTCCCGCTCGTCTTGCTCGGGCGCTTCTCCCGGCCCGACGACGCGGCGCTCTACGCGGCGCTCGGCGTCACGCGGACCCTGCCGAAGCCCGTCTCCCCCGATGCCCTGCGCAAGGCCTGCGCCGAGGTGATCACGAGCCAGGTGCGCCGCGAGATCGCGCGCGCGCCGATCGGCGAGGTCACGCTGGACGACCTCGGCGCGCGCCTCGCCGACGAGCTACGCCGCGGCCTGTGCGACGCGGCCGACGCGCGCGCTCGCGCGACGCGGGTCGAGCTCGGCGAGGGCAGCGAGGTGCTCGCGGCGCTCTGGGGCGCGGTCGCGCGTATCCGGGACCTCGTCACGATCGAGTCGCAAGGCAAGGTCCGGTTCTCGCCGAGCGGGCCGGAGGGCGCGCTCCCGTTCGCGCCGTGGCTCGGCGGCCCCGAGCAGTCGGGCAAGGCGACCCGCGTGCGCGCGCTCGGCGAGGCCCGCGGCGCGCGCGTGCCCTCGCTCGATCGCCTGCGCGTGGTCGTGGCCGACGACGACGCCGCCGTCACCTGGTTCCTCGCGGGCGTGCTCCGCGCTGCCGGCGCCACCGTGTACGAGGCCCACGACGGCGAGCGCGCCTTCGAGCTCGCGTGCGAGGTCTCGCCCGACCTCGTCGTCAGCGACATCGTCATGCCCGGCCTCGACGGCTTCGCCCTTTGCCGCGCGCTCAAGCGGGATTTCGCGCTCCGTGACGTCCCCGTCGTGCTCCTCTCGTGGAAAGAGGACCTCCTCCAGCGCGTGCGCGAGCTCGGCGTCGGCGCCGACGGCTACCTCCGCAAGGAAGCCAGCGCCGCGGCGATCGTGCAGCGCCTGCGCGAGATCCTGCGCCCCCGCCTGCGCGTCGCCGAGCGCCTCGCGCAAGGCGGCGAGGTCCGCGGCCGCCTCGACGGCCTCACGCCTCGCACCTTGCTCGCGCTCGCCTGCGCCCACCGGCCTGCCTCCACGCTCACCGTGCGTGACGCGATCTACCTCTACGAGGTCGAGATCCGCGACGGCCGCCCCGTGCGCGCCACGCGCACCACGGCCGACGGCTCCTTCGAGCGAGGCCCCGGCGTGCTCGCGCGCCTCCTCGGCCTCGGCGCGGGTCGCTTCGTCGTCGCGCCTGCCGACGACGACACCGCGCGCCTCTCGGGGGCCCGCCCCGACCTCGAAGGCTCGCTCGCCGAGCAGCTCATCGCGCCGATCGCCTCGGCGCGCGCGGCGCAACGCCTGCTCTCGGGCGCGTCCCTCATGAACGCCACGCGGGTGGAGATCGACCTCGACCTCCTCGGCGCTGCCGAGCACGCGACCCCCGAGCCCTTGCGCTCCCTCCTGCGCTCGATCGCCGCCGGCGCCTCGCCCCGCGCGCTCGTCGCGAACGGCAAGGCCGCCGCGCACCTCGTCGAGGACGTCCTCTGCGACGCGGCCGCCCACGGCGCGATCACCGCCGTCGTCGGCGAGGCCGGCGCGGACCTGCTCACGCCGGCCGTGCATCGCGAGACCGAGCGGCTCCGCGGCGTGCGTCGTCCGCCTCCGCCGACGCTCGTCCCGGCGCTCGCGGACATCCTGCCCGAGCCCGCGCCGAGCACGCCGGAGCCGATCTCGGCGATCATCGACCGGTCGGCGACCCCTGGCCCGGTCTTCGCTCGCGAGGAGGCCTCGCCGGCCCTGTCGGTCCTCTCGCTCCAGCCCGACGAGGTCCTCTCGGTCGAGGTCGGATCGGTCCTCGACCTCGCGCACATGCCCACCGAGGAGCCGACGCTCGACGTGCGCCGCCCGGTGGTCGACGTGAAGCAGCCGTCGCCCACGCCTGTGCCCGTCGCTGCCGCCGCGCCCCCCGCCCCGCCCGCGCCTGCTCCCGCCCCGCGTGCCGCCTCGGTCGCGTCTGTTCGACCGATCCCGACCTCCCTTGGCACCCTCGTCCCCCCGCCGGTCGAGGATCTCCCGCCGCCCCCGCGTGCGTCCTTGCCCTCGGCCCACGCGCCTGCCGCGCGCACCCTCGATCCCGACAGCGAGAGCCGCCCGAGCCGCTTCCGTCGCAACGAGCGGGTCAGCCGCGACTCGGCGCCGCCCTCCCGCCGCGAGGGCAGCTCCCGCACCCGCCTGAGCGCCTGGATCCTCTTCGCCGTCGCCGGCACCGTCTTCGCCGTCGGCAGCCGCATCGCGAACCAGCGCGTCGCTCCGGCGCCCGCGCCCGCTGCGCTCGCCGCGCCGACCGCCGTTGCCTCCGCCGAGCCGCCTTCTGCCGCGACCGCGCCTGCCCCCGAGCCCGAGGCTACCGCGGCGGCCCCCGGCGATCGGCGCGAGGGTGAATCCGCCGACTTCCCGGTCATGCCCGAGGACCTCCCCCTCCGCGCCGAGCACAAGGTCCCTGCCGGCCAGGGCCTGCTCGAGGTCGTGGTCGGGCCGAGTGATTCGGTCCACGTCGACGGCCAGCTCGTCGGGACCGGGCCCGTCGTCCAGGCGAAGCTCGCCCCCAAGAAGGACCCGTACGAGATCCGCGTCCGCCTCCGCGGCGAGGAGCGCGTCCGGTTCGCCCTCGTCAAGGAAGGACGCTTGACGCGCCTGCGCATCGCGCCCCCCTGGTCACGTTGA
- a CDS encoding sulfatase-like hydrolase/transferase yields MTRSAPLVLSSLLALALGASACGRGCSPGASREDGKPAPSASAAAPQPPSPARTIADVVDLVPGCDLEHRGLLLDTGTEAMIGRFAWTGTAPRGIDIIEHDASTWMRVSNRTLRVAFVQPEASPIFVAARSMGFGARAATVSLDGQPLGTLNFQRDQIRIATTGATSLPVDPGLHTLTFRFMGRARSGDPLADLDWIRIGVPDESTATYGPPTLRDVILPRAALSAVPHRSIALRGPGAVRCTLRFPPGARLRASVGVLGPGEADAVFRLLRDGQKPVELFTQHLTGGDKATWTDLDFPLDLQGGPLATLELSAEGTSQGARVLFGDPVIVLPAAPPPATSKARAVVLVVMNGMDRDSLPPWHAGPTPQLPTLSELALTATTFNRHRAPTTFPGSVVASLLTAMPPRAHTFTDFGARLPASNTTLGAVAHDASIRAAMFTGVPATFKSFGFGEGWEHFVQYPPYGNDPATAPLDDAAAWLTEVLRQSPEARLLLVVHARGGHPPWDVSPKEQAQLPPSNYTGIIEPRRGAQQLAILRKRKNKKDVLSAQDQERVRALEATAMAAQDRALGNLVAALKTAGIWESSVFVVTGDVASGASALYAEGDDLAEPLLTLPLYVRFPDARYGGAHVNLPTEIWDLSQTTLSALGISFSRPGLGRDLSAVASGLEDSSFEPQIATLDDRFSARWGDLIMTGRYDAAPFLCDLEIDPTCAFNRRETLPHAAMALFRRIMARDQATRSEWQKREPATLDPDTAAAMRVWGTIE; encoded by the coding sequence TTGACCCGTTCTGCCCCGCTCGTCCTCTCGTCCCTCCTCGCCCTCGCGCTCGGCGCGAGCGCTTGTGGCCGCGGATGCAGCCCCGGCGCGAGCCGCGAGGACGGCAAGCCAGCGCCGAGCGCCAGCGCCGCCGCGCCCCAGCCGCCTTCACCCGCGCGGACCATCGCCGACGTCGTCGACCTGGTCCCTGGTTGCGACCTCGAGCACCGCGGCCTGCTGCTCGACACCGGCACCGAGGCCATGATCGGCCGCTTCGCCTGGACCGGCACCGCCCCGCGGGGCATCGATATCATCGAGCACGACGCATCCACCTGGATGCGCGTCTCGAACCGCACCCTCCGCGTCGCCTTCGTCCAGCCCGAGGCGAGCCCCATCTTCGTCGCCGCCCGCTCCATGGGCTTCGGCGCCCGCGCGGCCACCGTCTCTCTCGACGGCCAGCCCCTCGGCACCCTCAACTTCCAGCGTGACCAGATCCGCATCGCCACCACCGGGGCCACCTCCCTCCCCGTCGATCCCGGCCTCCACACCCTCACCTTCCGCTTCATGGGCCGCGCTCGGTCCGGCGATCCCCTCGCCGACCTCGACTGGATCCGCATCGGCGTCCCCGACGAGAGCACCGCCACCTACGGCCCGCCCACCCTCCGCGACGTCATCCTCCCCCGGGCGGCCCTCTCGGCCGTCCCGCACCGCTCGATCGCCCTCCGCGGCCCTGGCGCCGTCCGCTGCACCCTCCGCTTCCCGCCGGGGGCGCGCCTCCGCGCCTCCGTGGGTGTCCTCGGCCCCGGCGAGGCCGACGCGGTCTTCCGCCTCCTCCGCGACGGACAGAAGCCCGTCGAGCTCTTCACCCAGCACCTCACCGGCGGCGACAAGGCCACCTGGACCGACCTCGACTTCCCCCTCGACCTCCAGGGCGGCCCCCTCGCCACCCTCGAGCTCAGCGCCGAGGGCACCTCCCAGGGCGCCCGCGTCCTCTTCGGCGACCCCGTCATCGTCCTGCCGGCGGCCCCGCCTCCGGCCACCTCCAAGGCCCGCGCCGTCGTCCTCGTCGTCATGAACGGCATGGACCGCGACAGCCTCCCGCCTTGGCATGCGGGCCCCACGCCGCAGCTCCCCACCCTCTCCGAGCTCGCCCTCACGGCGACCACCTTCAACCGCCACCGCGCCCCCACCACCTTCCCGGGCAGCGTCGTCGCCTCCTTGCTCACGGCCATGCCCCCGCGGGCCCATACCTTCACCGATTTCGGCGCCCGCTTGCCCGCCTCGAACACCACCCTCGGCGCCGTCGCCCACGACGCCAGCATCCGCGCGGCCATGTTCACCGGCGTCCCCGCCACCTTCAAATCGTTCGGGTTCGGCGAGGGCTGGGAGCATTTCGTCCAGTATCCGCCCTACGGCAACGACCCCGCCACCGCCCCCCTCGACGACGCCGCCGCCTGGCTCACCGAGGTCCTCCGCCAGTCGCCCGAGGCCCGCCTGCTGCTCGTCGTGCACGCCCGCGGCGGCCATCCGCCCTGGGACGTCTCGCCCAAGGAGCAGGCCCAGCTCCCGCCGAGCAACTACACCGGCATCATCGAGCCACGCCGCGGGGCCCAGCAGCTCGCGATCCTGCGGAAACGGAAGAACAAGAAGGACGTCCTCTCCGCCCAGGATCAGGAGCGCGTCCGGGCCCTCGAGGCCACCGCCATGGCCGCGCAGGACCGCGCCCTCGGCAACCTCGTCGCCGCCCTCAAGACCGCCGGCATCTGGGAGAGCTCCGTCTTCGTCGTCACCGGCGACGTCGCCTCCGGCGCCTCCGCCCTCTACGCCGAGGGCGACGACCTCGCCGAGCCCCTGCTCACCCTGCCGCTCTACGTCCGCTTCCCGGACGCCCGCTACGGCGGCGCCCACGTCAACCTGCCCACCGAGATCTGGGACCTGAGCCAGACCACGCTTTCTGCGCTCGGCATTTCCTTCTCGCGCCCCGGCCTCGGCCGCGACCTCTCCGCCGTCGCCTCGGGCCTCGAGGACAGCTCCTTCGAGCCGCAGATCGCCACCCTCGACGATCGCTTCTCCGCCCGCTGGGGCGACCTCATCATGACGGGCCGCTACGACGCCGCGCCGTTCCTCTGCGACCTCGAGATCGACCCGACCTGCGCCTTCAACCGCCGCGAGACCCTCCCCCACGCGGCCATGGCCCTCTTCCGCCGGATCATGGCGCGCGACCAGGCCACCCGCTCGGAGTGGCAAAAGCGGGAGCCGGCGACGCTCGACCCCGACACGGCGGCGGCGATGCGGGTCTGGGGGACGATCGAGTGA
- a CDS encoding hemerythrin domain-containing protein — protein MKATDLLKQHHREVEELFREIEGAEDEDERASLREELANALAAHTSIEEEIFYPAAMEVLGPSGRIREAFEEHAVADFALYRLMSVSVGDETFSAKLGALKDIVMNHVEEEESELLPQAEGEMEREQLEQLGDRLQSRFTERLAEGHRPILERSLGIAARQVAAQAPGAKKAAAPRKRAPAKRAMPKRAAAPAKRGGAAAKRGGAAAKRGGAAKAAPAKRGAAAAQKRTGGAAAGGASRTQSRKAASTQKAPAARGQGASRTQSQSGGAARGGQSGVRGGQKGMARGGARGQAVTATRKQRARG, from the coding sequence ATGAAGGCGACCGACCTACTCAAGCAACATCACCGCGAAGTCGAAGAGTTGTTCCGCGAGATCGAGGGTGCCGAGGACGAGGACGAGCGCGCCTCGTTGCGCGAGGAGCTGGCCAACGCGCTCGCCGCGCACACCTCGATCGAGGAAGAGATCTTCTACCCGGCGGCGATGGAGGTGCTCGGCCCGAGCGGTCGCATCCGCGAGGCCTTCGAGGAGCACGCGGTGGCGGATTTCGCGCTCTACCGGCTGATGTCGGTCAGCGTGGGCGACGAGACGTTCTCGGCCAAGCTCGGCGCGCTGAAGGACATCGTGATGAACCACGTCGAGGAGGAGGAGAGCGAGCTCCTGCCCCAGGCGGAGGGGGAGATGGAGCGCGAGCAGCTCGAGCAGCTCGGCGACCGGCTCCAGTCGCGGTTCACGGAGCGGCTCGCCGAGGGGCACCGCCCGATCCTGGAGCGCAGCCTGGGCATCGCGGCGCGCCAGGTGGCCGCGCAGGCGCCCGGGGCGAAGAAGGCTGCGGCGCCGCGGAAGCGGGCGCCTGCGAAGCGCGCGATGCCGAAGCGCGCGGCGGCGCCGGCGAAGCGTGGCGGCGCGGCGGCGAAGCGTGGCGGCGCGGCGGCGAAGCGTGGCGGGGCGGCGAAGGCGGCCCCGGCGAAGCGTGGCGCGGCGGCGGCGCAGAAGCGGACCGGCGGCGCGGCGGCGGGCGGGGCGTCGCGGACGCAGTCGCGCAAGGCGGCGAGCACCCAGAAGGCCCCGGCGGCGCGTGGCCAGGGGGCGTCGCGGACGCAGTCGCAGAGCGGCGGCGCGGCGCGTGGTGGCCAGAGCGGCGTGCGTGGTGGACAGAAGGGGATGGCGCGTGGCGGCGCGCGTGGTCAGGCGGTGACGGCCACGCGCAAGCAGCGCGCGCGCGGCTAG